From Sediminibacterium sp. TEGAF015, a single genomic window includes:
- a CDS encoding substrate-binding domain-containing protein: MAILIVPAIANAQTDTLYVYGPGGPFAPINECAQLFGKKHNIVVKVTAGPEANWIGDALSNADIIFGGAEYMLTSFALKHPGMIDSSTRTELYKRGAAILVRPGNPKHIKNLADLTKKGIRILDVNGAGQFGLWEDLAGKQNLIEEIQRNIKTSFENTALGISAWKADTTYDAWITYASWHYRLKDITQLVKIPTAINVYRGTPIAITNRSAHKDLSELFINFMLSNDGHIIFKKWGWE; the protein is encoded by the coding sequence ATGGCAATACTCATAGTGCCTGCCATAGCAAATGCGCAAACAGATACTCTGTATGTATATGGACCCGGTGGTCCATTTGCACCCATTAATGAATGTGCCCAGCTATTTGGAAAAAAACACAACATTGTGGTAAAAGTTACTGCCGGGCCGGAGGCGAACTGGATAGGTGATGCGTTAAGCAATGCTGATATTATTTTTGGCGGGGCAGAATATATGCTTACTTCTTTTGCCCTGAAACATCCGGGAATGATTGACAGCAGCACAAGAACAGAACTTTACAAACGTGGGGCAGCCATTCTTGTACGGCCTGGCAATCCAAAGCACATAAAGAACCTTGCAGACCTTACTAAAAAAGGTATTCGCATTTTAGACGTAAATGGTGCTGGCCAGTTTGGCTTGTGGGAAGACCTTGCTGGAAAACAAAACCTGATTGAAGAAATTCAGAGAAACATAAAAACATCTTTTGAAAACACAGCATTGGGTATTTCCGCATGGAAAGCAGACACTACTTATGATGCCTGGATAACTTATGCTTCCTGGCATTACCGATTAAAAGATATAACGCAACTGGTAAAAATTCCAACGGCTATAAATGTTTATAGAGGTACACCAATCGCTATTACAAACAGGTCTGCTCACAAAGATTTATCGGAGCTATTTATAAATTTCATGCTTTCAAATGATGGACACATTATTTTTAAAAAGTGGGGATGGGAATAA
- a CDS encoding ribonucleoside-diphosphate reductase subunit alpha: MFVIKRNGKQESVKFDKVTARIEKLSYSLSPMVNVIDVAKKTIEGIYAGVPTTELDNLAAETAASLTITHPDYAILASRIAVSNLHKNTIKSFSATMQRLYNYTDAATGKKLPLIADDVMQIIEEHAELLDSTIIYDRDFGFDYFGFKTLEKSYLLKVDGKIAERPQHMYMRVAIGIHKEDIESAIKTYHLMSERWMTHATPTLFNAGSPKPQMSSCFLLTMKEDSIDGIYDTLKQTAKISQSAGGIGLAIHNIRATGSYIGGTNGTSNGIIPMLRVFNDTARYVDQGGGKRKGAFAIYLEPWHSDVFEFLDLRKNHGKEEMRARDLFFALWICDLFMKRVEANGDWSLFCPNEAPGLSECWGKEFETLYVKYEAEGKARKTVKAQDLWFAILQSQIETGTPYMLYKDAANSKSNQQNLGTIKSSNLCTEIMEYTSPDEVAVCNLASLALPRFVIDGKFDQQKLYEVTYQVTKNLNKIIDNNYYPIEEARTSNMKHRPIGLGVQGLADVFILLRLPFESELAKLLNKNIFETIYFAAMTASKDLAKEQGAYETFVDSPVSKGIFQFDMWGVTPTDCWDWALLKEEVKQYGVRNSLLLAPMPTASTSQIFGNNECFEPYTSNIYTRRVLSGEFIIVNKHLLKDLVNLGLWNNSMKNKIIAANGSIQNIAEIPTDIKELYKTVWEIKQRNIIDMAADRGAYICQSQSLNLFVDNPNTSKLTSMHFYAWKKGLKTGMYYLRTQAATQAVQFTVEKQGSNEISPVVPSTEIVNQQPQINNDVEPTQTDAPSCNMEDGCISCGS, from the coding sequence ATGTTTGTAATAAAAAGAAACGGTAAGCAGGAATCTGTAAAATTTGACAAAGTAACCGCAAGAATTGAAAAATTAAGTTACAGTTTAAGCCCAATGGTGAATGTAATTGATGTTGCAAAGAAAACCATTGAAGGTATTTATGCAGGCGTGCCGACAACAGAGCTGGACAACCTTGCAGCAGAAACAGCAGCATCGCTTACTATCACACATCCCGACTATGCAATACTTGCGTCAAGAATTGCAGTAAGCAACCTGCATAAGAATACCATTAAAAGTTTTTCTGCAACAATGCAAAGGCTTTATAATTATACAGATGCTGCAACAGGAAAAAAATTACCACTAATAGCAGATGATGTGATGCAGATAATTGAAGAACATGCAGAGTTACTGGACAGCACCATTATTTACGACAGAGATTTTGGTTTTGACTATTTTGGTTTTAAAACTTTGGAAAAATCGTACCTGCTAAAAGTTGATGGAAAAATTGCAGAACGTCCGCAACACATGTATATGAGAGTTGCAATAGGCATACACAAAGAAGATATTGAGAGTGCCATAAAAACATATCACTTAATGAGTGAACGATGGATGACACATGCCACACCAACATTGTTTAATGCAGGTTCTCCTAAACCTCAAATGAGTTCATGTTTTCTTTTAACAATGAAAGAAGATAGCATTGACGGCATTTACGACACACTAAAACAAACAGCAAAAATTTCTCAAAGTGCTGGTGGTATTGGTTTAGCCATTCACAATATCAGAGCCACAGGCAGTTATATTGGCGGCACAAATGGAACAAGCAACGGCATTATTCCAATGCTCCGTGTATTTAATGATACTGCCAGATATGTTGACCAAGGTGGCGGAAAACGCAAAGGTGCTTTTGCTATTTACTTAGAGCCATGGCATAGTGATGTATTTGAGTTTTTAGATTTAAGAAAAAATCATGGTAAAGAAGAAATGAGGGCAAGAGATTTATTTTTTGCTTTATGGATTTGCGATTTGTTTATGAAACGGGTGGAAGCAAATGGTGATTGGAGTTTGTTTTGCCCCAATGAGGCACCGGGGTTAAGTGAGTGTTGGGGTAAAGAATTTGAAACGCTTTACGTTAAATATGAAGCTGAAGGCAAAGCAAGAAAAACAGTGAAAGCACAGGATTTGTGGTTTGCGATTTTACAATCACAAATTGAAACAGGTACACCCTACATGTTATATAAAGATGCTGCAAACAGTAAAAGTAATCAGCAAAATCTAGGCACAATTAAAAGCAGTAATCTTTGTACTGAAATAATGGAATATACCAGCCCTGATGAAGTGGCAGTTTGTAATTTAGCTTCATTGGCATTACCCCGTTTTGTTATTGATGGAAAGTTTGACCAGCAAAAACTATATGAAGTAACTTATCAAGTAACAAAAAACCTCAACAAAATAATTGACAATAATTACTACCCAATAGAAGAGGCAAGAACTTCCAATATGAAGCACCGCCCAATTGGTTTGGGTGTGCAGGGCTTAGCAGATGTATTTATTTTATTGCGTTTGCCATTCGAAAGTGAGTTGGCAAAACTGTTAAATAAAAATATTTTTGAAACCATCTACTTTGCGGCAATGACAGCCAGTAAAGATTTGGCAAAAGAACAAGGTGCTTATGAAACCTTTGTAGATTCGCCAGTTTCAAAAGGTATTTTTCAATTTGATATGTGGGGTGTAACACCAACTGACTGTTGGGATTGGGCTTTGCTAAAAGAAGAGGTAAAACAATACGGAGTACGTAATTCGCTTTTATTAGCGCCTATGCCTACTGCTTCTACGTCACAAATATTTGGCAACAACGAATGTTTTGAGCCGTATACAAGCAATATTTATACAAGAAGGGTTTTAAGCGGTGAATTTATAATCGTAAATAAACATCTCTTAAAAGACTTAGTGAATTTAGGATTGTGGAATAACAGTATGAAAAATAAAATTATTGCTGCCAATGGTTCTATCCAAAACATTGCAGAAATACCAACCGACATAAAAGAATTATACAAAACAGTTTGGGAAATAAAACAACGCAATATTATTGATATGGCAGCTGACAGAGGGGCATACATTTGTCAATCCCAATCGTTGAATTTATTTGTTGACAACCCAAATACTTCTAAACTTACTTCTATGCACTTTTACGCATGGAAGAAAGGTTTAAAAACTGGCATGTATTATTTGCGTACACAAGCCGCCACACAAGCTGTTCAATTTACAGTAGAAAAGCAAGGTAGCAATGAAATAAGCCCTGTAGTTCCATCAACAGAAATAGTAAATCAACAACCACAAATAAATAATGATGTGGAGCCAACGCAAACTGATGCCCCAAGTTGCAATATGGAAGATGGTTGTATTAGTTGTGGTTCGTAA
- a CDS encoding ribonucleoside-diphosphate reductase small subunit: MKQILIMVHTEEILLKENKDRFVILPINYPKIWEQYKRHEASFWTAEEIDLSGDLKDWAALNDGERHFISHVLAFFAASDGIVNENLAVNFMSEVQLPEARCFYGFQIMMENIHSETYALLIDTYIKDPQEKHKLFHAIDTVPAVKKKAEWALRWIDNGNFAERLVAFAAVEGIFFSGSFCSIFWMKKRGLMPGLTFSNELISRDEGLHCEFACLLYSMLQNKLSEKKVQDIIADAVTIEKEFITEALPVDLIGMNAKLMQQYIEFVADRWLSELGCTKIYNATNPFDFMEMISLQGKTNFFEKRVGDYQKAGVMGNKETQVFSTEEDF, translated from the coding sequence TTGAAACAAATATTGATTATGGTACATACAGAAGAAATACTTTTAAAAGAAAATAAAGACCGCTTTGTTATCCTGCCAATTAATTACCCAAAAATTTGGGAACAATACAAAAGACATGAAGCCAGCTTTTGGACAGCCGAAGAAATTGATTTAAGTGGCGACTTAAAAGATTGGGCTGCACTAAATGATGGAGAACGCCATTTTATCTCTCATGTGTTAGCCTTTTTTGCTGCAAGTGATGGCATCGTAAATGAAAATCTTGCGGTAAACTTTATGAGTGAAGTGCAATTACCCGAAGCCAGATGCTTTTATGGTTTTCAGATAATGATGGAAAATATACACAGCGAAACCTACGCTTTGCTTATTGACACTTACATCAAAGACCCACAAGAAAAACATAAACTATTTCATGCTATTGACACTGTACCAGCAGTAAAGAAAAAAGCAGAATGGGCTTTGCGTTGGATTGACAATGGAAATTTTGCTGAACGCCTTGTTGCATTTGCAGCAGTAGAAGGAATATTTTTTAGCGGCAGTTTCTGTTCTATTTTCTGGATGAAAAAAAGAGGCTTAATGCCGGGGCTTACGTTCAGTAATGAATTAATAAGCCGTGATGAAGGTTTACATTGTGAGTTTGCTTGTCTACTTTATAGTATGCTGCAAAACAAATTGTCAGAAAAAAAAGTCCAGGATATTATTGCCGATGCTGTAACAATAGAAAAGGAATTTATTACTGAAGCATTACCTGTTGATTTAATTGGTATGAACGCTAAATTGATGCAACAATACATTGAGTTTGTTGCAGACCGTTGGCTAAGTGAATTAGGTTGTACAAAAATTTACAACGCCACCAATCCATTTGACTTTATGGAAATGATTTCATTGCAAGGCAAAACAAATTTTTTTGAAAAAAGAGTTGGCGATTATCAAAAAGCTGGAGTAATGGGTAATAAAGAAACTCAAGTATTTTCAACTGAAGAAGATTTTTGA